The Buchnera aphidicola (Nipponaphis monzeni) genome includes the window AGATTCGATAATTATGCAGGCCAATACTCTGAAAAAAGTACATAAAAAAATTTTTTATTAAAATGATCATATTTAATAAAAAATGATTTTTTATTTTTGTAAATGATTTACTTCTTTTACATTAATAATATTTAAAATAAAATAAACAATTGTATATTTAATATACTATTTTTATAAATATTATTTATCCATAATTATTTAACGTATTTTTAAATAAGCACACCACACATTTTTAAAACATATTTTATCATTCTAACAAATACATATATGTAATAAAATTACAAATATATATAGTTTATATATAATTTATGAGTATCTAAAAAAATGTTTATATTAGATACAATAACTATTGAAAAACAATTTAAATACATACTTAAATTAAACGTTTTAATTGTTTATAATACTATTTAATATAAATTAAATAGTATTATAAACATAAAAATCATTTTAAAAAAATTTGTTTAATTTAAATATTTTTTATTTATATAACAAATATCATCAATATTAATTGTTGAAAATATATTTTAAAAATGCAAAAATACATCTAAAACAATTTTTAAAAAAAATTAAACACTATCAAAACAATAATATGTAAATATAAATTATGAACATTAAATTAGGTGTAATAATGGATCCTATTAATACAATTAATAAAGAAAAGGATTCAACAATTGCTGTTTTAATAGCAGCACAAGAAAGAAATTATCAAATTTACTATATAAAAATAAATGATTTATACCTGTATTCAGGAAAGTCTTACGCAACTACTAAACGGATTACCTTTTTCAAAAATTGTCAACAATGGTTTTCATTGAATAAGCAACAAGAAATTCCATTATCTTTTTTAGATGTTATTTTGATTAGAAAAAATCCTCCATTTGATTTAACATTTCTTTACGCTACGCAAATACTTGAATTTGCTGAGAAACAAGAAAATGTACTAATGATTAATAAACCTAAAAGTTTGAGGGATTGTAATGAAAAAATATTTGCAAGTTATTTTACAAAAATTATTCCAAATACTTTAATTACAAATAAAACATTACAAATTAAAAATTTTTACAAAAAATATAAGGATATTATCTTTAAACCATTAGATGGAATGGGAGGATCTTCTATTTTTCGTGTTAAGCCCAATGATCCTAATTTTTCTGTAATTATAGAAACAATGACTAAAAATAATACTTCATACTGTATGGTACAATCTTATATACCAGATATAAAAAAT containing:
- the gshB gene encoding glutathione synthase, giving the protein MNIKLGVIMDPINTINKEKDSTIAVLIAAQERNYQIYYIKINDLYLYSGKSYATTKRITFFKNCQQWFSLNKQQEIPLSFLDVILIRKNPPFDLTFLYATQILEFAEKQENVLMINKPKSLRDCNEKIFASYFTKIIPNTLITNKTLQIKNFYKKYKDIIFKPLDGMGGSSIFRVKPNDPNFSVIIETMTKNNTSYCMVQSYIPDIKNGDKRILILHGHPIPYCLARIPQNNETRGNLAAGGKARPQQLDENDYKISNIISPILQKKGLLFVGIDVIGKKLTEINVTSPTGICEIEKFFSISITKIFLKGIEKLLKKNKIN